In Nocardia yunnanensis, one DNA window encodes the following:
- a CDS encoding alpha/beta hydrolase — MSWWTALFGLLLAVPIPAAADPAEPYADPLAESAPAPELHWTDCESGFSCATAQVPLDYAHPGDRSIGLAVIKLPAADPAHRIGTLFVNFGGPGRSGVQRLRDRAHWPWLFSEALRERFDLVAWDGRGIANSAPVHCFPDATVQQQFFATYPAMPGTPATEPPFFAAAKTLADGCAQRAADLLPHLSTENSARDLELLRRAVGDDKLTYHGISYGTYLGALYANMFPGRVRAMALDGSMDFRGNAGDPGSGGPHGDDLPLDTRQDVATGIAGTFDAMLDACVAAGPECAFSDGDPRAKWRLILERVRREPISWDGKRYDYGTVVAVAGELSNPAGWPQVAATLQHLYDLRDTPYVPTDVLAEAAALVRQVTEIGAGSAAGTGANTYDDNYTEAFHGVQCADSRVPRDPARYSALAATEDQRVPVFGRLGVLDTLTCAYWPQNAVHPYTGPLDRKSVPLLIINSRHDPATPLAGAITGAAELDDAHLLTVEGAGHSSMYVRSSCAEAVKREYLTAGTLPAPGASCPIDGNPFTQSDP, encoded by the coding sequence ATGAGTTGGTGGACGGCACTATTCGGTCTGCTGCTGGCCGTGCCGATTCCGGCCGCGGCCGACCCGGCCGAACCGTACGCCGACCCCCTCGCCGAGTCCGCCCCGGCCCCGGAGCTGCACTGGACCGACTGCGAATCCGGATTCTCCTGTGCCACAGCGCAAGTGCCGCTGGATTACGCACATCCCGGCGACCGGTCGATCGGGCTGGCCGTGATCAAACTGCCCGCCGCCGATCCCGCCCACCGCATCGGCACGCTGTTCGTCAATTTCGGCGGTCCCGGCCGCTCGGGCGTGCAGCGACTGCGCGATCGAGCGCACTGGCCGTGGCTGTTCTCCGAGGCGTTGCGCGAACGCTTCGATCTGGTGGCCTGGGACGGCCGCGGCATCGCGAACAGCGCTCCCGTGCACTGCTTTCCGGACGCGACCGTGCAGCAGCAGTTCTTCGCCACCTATCCGGCCATGCCCGGCACGCCCGCCACCGAACCGCCGTTCTTCGCCGCCGCGAAAACCCTCGCCGACGGCTGCGCACAACGCGCCGCCGACCTGCTGCCGCACCTGTCCACCGAGAACTCCGCCCGCGATCTGGAACTGCTGCGCCGGGCCGTCGGCGACGACAAGCTGACCTACCACGGGATTTCGTACGGCACGTATCTGGGCGCGTTGTACGCCAACATGTTTCCCGGCCGGGTCCGCGCCATGGCGCTGGACGGGTCGATGGACTTCCGCGGCAACGCGGGCGATCCCGGCTCCGGCGGCCCCCATGGCGACGACCTGCCGTTGGACACCCGCCAGGACGTGGCGACCGGCATCGCGGGCACCTTCGACGCCATGCTCGACGCCTGCGTCGCCGCGGGACCGGAATGCGCCTTCTCCGATGGCGATCCGCGCGCGAAATGGCGGCTGATCCTGGAACGCGTTCGGCGCGAACCGATCTCGTGGGACGGTAAACGCTACGACTACGGCACCGTGGTCGCCGTGGCGGGCGAACTGTCCAACCCGGCGGGCTGGCCGCAGGTCGCCGCCACCCTGCAGCACCTCTACGACCTGCGCGACACGCCCTACGTGCCGACCGATGTGCTGGCCGAGGCGGCGGCGCTGGTCCGGCAGGTCACCGAGATCGGCGCCGGCAGCGCCGCGGGCACCGGCGCGAACACCTACGACGACAACTACACCGAGGCCTTCCACGGTGTGCAGTGCGCCGACAGCCGGGTGCCGCGCGATCCCGCCCGCTACAGCGCGCTCGCGGCGACCGAGGATCAGCGGGTGCCCGTCTTCGGCCGCCTGGGCGTCCTCGACACTCTCACCTGCGCCTACTGGCCGCAGAACGCCGTGCACCCCTACACCGGCCCCCTCGACCGCAAATCGGTTCCCCTGCTGATCATCAACAGCCGCCACGATCCGGCCACCCCGCTGGCCGGCGCGATCACCGGCGCGGCCGAACTCGACGACGCCCACCTGCTCACCGTCGAGGGCGCCGGCCACAGCAGCATGTACGTGCGCAGCAGCTGCGCCGAAGCCGTCAAACGCGAATACCTCACCGCCGGAACACTTCCCGCCCCGGGCGCCAGCTGCCCGATCGACGGCAACCCGTTCACCCAGAGCGATCCGTAA
- a CDS encoding suppressor of fused domain protein yields MDVLDQVRAGVLGHFGVDSADAASVTFLGLEPIDILRVPDGEFVHYATLGGSRHPMTDPTAALADPVRGPRAELVLTLRGGAGAGSGLTRMLGVLVAAPSVEGVVLQPDALLDLGEPLWTNAPFTAVLLEDSEIPAVDLPEPAEPVRFLTVVPITATEAAWVRIRGAAALREAWAEAGIDVRDPARSAASL; encoded by the coding sequence ATGGACGTCCTGGATCAGGTCCGGGCCGGCGTGCTCGGCCATTTCGGCGTGGACAGCGCGGACGCGGCCTCGGTGACCTTCCTGGGCCTCGAGCCCATCGACATTCTGCGCGTCCCCGACGGGGAGTTCGTGCACTACGCCACCCTCGGCGGCTCCCGGCATCCGATGACGGATCCGACCGCGGCACTGGCGGATCCGGTGCGCGGGCCGCGCGCCGAACTGGTGCTCACCCTGCGCGGCGGAGCCGGCGCCGGGTCCGGGCTGACCCGCATGCTGGGGGTGCTGGTCGCGGCGCCGTCGGTGGAAGGCGTTGTGCTGCAACCCGATGCGCTGCTGGACCTCGGTGAACCGCTGTGGACCAACGCCCCGTTCACCGCGGTGCTGCTGGAAGACAGCGAGATCCCGGCGGTGGATCTGCCGGAACCCGCTGAGCCCGTACGCTTCCTGACGGTCGTGCCGATCACCGCCACCGAGGCGGCCTGGGTGCGCATTCGCGGCGCGGCGGCCCTGCGCGAGGCGTGGGCCGAGGCGGGCATCGACGTCCGCGACCCCGCCCGATCGGCCGCCTCGCTGTAG
- a CDS encoding general stress protein encodes MTNPMGNANRGRPGLPTPPSGWPIGSYPTYAEAQRAVDYLADNQFPVEGVTIVGVDLMQVERVLYRLTWGKVIGGGMVSGAWLGLFLGLLLSMFTSGGALGPLVVGLVGGIIFGLISASIPYAATRGQRDFASTMQLVAGRYDVLCDPKTAEQARDMLARLAI; translated from the coding sequence ATGACGAATCCCATGGGGAATGCGAACCGGGGCCGCCCGGGTCTCCCGACGCCGCCGTCGGGCTGGCCGATCGGTTCCTACCCGACCTACGCCGAGGCGCAGCGGGCCGTCGACTATCTGGCCGACAATCAGTTCCCGGTGGAGGGCGTGACCATCGTCGGCGTCGACCTCATGCAGGTCGAACGGGTGCTGTACCGGCTGACCTGGGGCAAAGTCATTGGCGGCGGCATGGTTTCGGGCGCCTGGCTGGGACTGTTCCTGGGTCTGCTGCTGAGCATGTTCACCTCCGGCGGCGCCCTGGGCCCGCTGGTGGTCGGCCTGGTCGGCGGCATCATCTTCGGCCTCATCTCCGCGTCCATCCCGTACGCGGCCACCCGCGGCCAGCGCGATTTCGCCTCCACCATGCAGTTGGTGGCGGGGCGCTACGACGTGCTGTGCGATCCCAAGACCGCCGAGCAGGCGCGCGACATGCTCGCCCGGCTGGCCATCTAG
- a CDS encoding HpcH/HpaI aldolase/citrate lyase family protein, whose amino-acid sequence MTSPGSTTRVRRSVLAVPGSNPRMIDKAKGLAADEVFLDLEDAVAPAAKADARANIVAALNSGGWGTQIRVVRVNDWSTEYTYADVITVVEGAGSELDAILLPKVIDAGQVRALDLLLTQLEKANGLPVGRIGIEPQIENALGLRNIDAIATASPRVQTLVFGPADFMASINMRTLVVGEQPEGYAPGDAYHHIYMTILLAARAHGLQAIDGPYLAVRDIDGFRRNAARTAALGFDGKWVLHPDQITACNEIFSPRQADYDRAEEILDAYAFHTSLAGGARGAVMLGDEMIDEASAKMAQVIADKGRAAGMVRTV is encoded by the coding sequence ATGACATCGCCAGGATCGACTACTCGAGTGCGCCGCTCGGTGCTGGCCGTACCCGGCAGCAACCCGCGCATGATCGACAAGGCCAAGGGGCTGGCGGCCGACGAGGTGTTCCTCGACCTCGAGGACGCGGTCGCCCCCGCGGCCAAGGCGGACGCCCGCGCCAACATCGTGGCGGCCCTGAATTCCGGCGGCTGGGGCACGCAGATTCGCGTGGTGCGGGTCAACGATTGGAGCACCGAGTACACCTACGCCGACGTGATCACGGTGGTGGAGGGCGCGGGCTCGGAACTGGACGCCATCCTGCTGCCCAAGGTGATCGACGCCGGACAGGTGCGGGCGCTGGATCTGCTGTTGACCCAATTGGAGAAGGCCAACGGGCTGCCGGTCGGCCGGATCGGGATCGAACCGCAGATCGAGAACGCGCTCGGGCTGCGCAATATCGACGCCATCGCCACCGCGAGCCCGCGGGTGCAGACGCTGGTGTTCGGGCCCGCCGATTTCATGGCGTCGATCAATATGCGCACGCTCGTGGTGGGCGAGCAGCCCGAGGGCTACGCGCCGGGTGATGCTTATCACCACATCTATATGACGATCTTGCTGGCCGCGCGCGCCCATGGGCTGCAGGCCATCGACGGACCCTATCTGGCGGTCCGCGATATCGACGGTTTCCGGCGCAACGCGGCGCGCACGGCGGCCCTCGGATTCGACGGCAAATGGGTGCTGCACCCGGACCAGATCACCGCCTGCAACGAGATCTTCAGCCCACGTCAGGCCGATTACGACCGGGCCGAGGAGATCCTGGACGCGTACGCCTTCCACACCTCCCTCGCCGGCGGCGCCCGCGGCGCGGTCATGCTCGGCGACGAGATGATCGACGAGGCGAGCGCGAAGATGGCGCAGGTCATAGCCGATAAGGGGCGGGCCGCAGGAATGGTGCGAACTGTTTGA
- a CDS encoding magnesium transporter MgtE N-terminal domain-containing protein, with protein MAAMKVFAARLAGLVVLGPDGESIGRLRDIVISIRYDRQQPRVLGILVELPTRKRIFVPMLRVQAVDPGAVTLTTGTISVRRFEQRPGELLAVAQILDSTVRVADPELPQLAEADVVVVDLGIEQGRTRDWVVSRVAVRERRRLGVGFGRRGAVHVVDWAQVRGLTQTELNLPGQDVTQLLGQFEGMRPADVAHMLRELPHKRRIEVASAFDDERLADVVQELPENDQVELLEQLGVERAADLLEAMDPDDAADLLGELPAGEAESLLALMDPEDSEPVRRLLEHAPYTAGGLMTPDAVVLTASTTVAEALARIRDPELTPALASMAFVVRPPTATPTGRYLGCVHFQQLLREPPANLVGGIVDTDLVQLRPDAPLTAVTRYFATYNLVCGPVVDAENHLLGAVTVDDVLDHLLPEDWREQDEDQHDVHGLPVVEGTGGRA; from the coding sequence ATGGCAGCGATGAAGGTTTTCGCCGCCCGGTTGGCGGGCTTGGTGGTACTAGGACCGGACGGCGAGTCTATCGGCCGCCTCCGGGACATCGTGATCTCTATCCGGTACGACCGCCAGCAACCCAGGGTTCTCGGCATTCTCGTCGAACTGCCCACGCGGAAGCGCATTTTCGTGCCGATGCTGCGGGTGCAGGCCGTCGATCCGGGCGCGGTCACGCTCACCACGGGCACGATCAGCGTGCGGCGTTTCGAGCAGCGGCCCGGCGAATTGCTGGCTGTCGCGCAGATTCTCGACTCGACGGTCCGGGTCGCCGATCCGGAGCTGCCGCAGCTGGCCGAGGCCGACGTGGTGGTGGTCGATCTGGGCATCGAACAGGGCCGCACCCGCGACTGGGTGGTCTCGCGGGTCGCGGTGCGCGAACGCCGCCGCCTGGGAGTCGGTTTCGGGCGGCGCGGCGCGGTGCACGTGGTCGACTGGGCGCAGGTGCGCGGGCTCACCCAGACCGAGCTCAATCTGCCCGGCCAGGACGTCACCCAGCTGCTCGGGCAGTTCGAGGGCATGCGGCCCGCCGACGTCGCGCACATGCTGCGCGAACTGCCGCACAAGCGCCGCATCGAGGTGGCCTCGGCCTTCGACGACGAACGGCTCGCCGACGTGGTCCAGGAGCTGCCCGAGAACGACCAGGTGGAACTGCTCGAGCAGCTGGGCGTGGAGCGCGCCGCCGATCTGCTCGAGGCCATGGACCCCGACGACGCCGCCGACCTGCTGGGCGAGCTGCCCGCCGGCGAGGCGGAATCGCTGCTGGCGCTGATGGATCCGGAGGACTCCGAGCCGGTGCGCCGCCTGCTCGAGCACGCGCCCTACACCGCCGGTGGTCTGATGACGCCGGACGCGGTGGTGCTCACCGCCTCGACCACCGTCGCCGAGGCGCTGGCCCGCATCCGCGATCCGGAGCTCACCCCGGCGCTGGCGTCGATGGCGTTCGTGGTGCGCCCGCCCACGGCCACGCCGACCGGTCGGTACCTGGGTTGTGTGCATTTCCAGCAGCTCCTGCGCGAACCGCCCGCGAATCTGGTCGGCGGCATCGTCGACACCGATCTGGTGCAGTTGCGGCCCGACGCTCCGCTCACCGCGGTGACCCGCTACTTCGCCACCTACAACCTGGTGTGCGGACCGGTGGTCGACGCGGAGAATCATCTATTGGGAGCCGTCACCGTCGATGACGTGCTCGACCACCTGCTGCCCGAGGACTGGCGCGAGCAGGACGAAGACCAACACGATGTGCACGGCTTGCCCGTGGTCGAGGGGACGGGAGGCAGGGCGTGA
- a CDS encoding DUF1003 domain-containing protein: MSERLEKLNARQRLETPVENRFRGFDWDAEAMARTSEQVARFLGTGRYLVIQTVIVVVWIALNVFAVSLQWDPYPFILLNLAFSTQAAYAAPLILLAQNRQDNRDRVSLEEDRTRAAQTKADTEFLARELAALRLAVGEVTTRDYVRRELDDIKETLVRLEKLAVGGEVVKVKKAKKSTDRNTVEAANLAQNDGD; the protein is encoded by the coding sequence ATGAGCGAACGGCTCGAAAAACTCAATGCCCGTCAGCGTTTGGAGACGCCTGTCGAGAACCGCTTCCGCGGTTTCGACTGGGATGCCGAGGCGATGGCGCGCACCAGCGAACAGGTCGCCCGCTTCCTGGGCACCGGCCGCTACCTGGTGATCCAGACCGTGATCGTGGTGGTGTGGATCGCGCTCAACGTCTTCGCGGTCAGCCTGCAGTGGGACCCCTACCCCTTCATCCTGTTGAACCTCGCGTTCTCCACCCAGGCCGCCTACGCCGCGCCGCTGATCCTGCTGGCGCAGAACCGGCAGGACAACCGCGACCGGGTCTCGCTCGAGGAGGACCGCACCCGGGCGGCCCAGACGAAGGCCGACACCGAATTCCTGGCGCGCGAACTGGCCGCGCTGCGACTGGCCGTGGGCGAGGTCACCACGCGCGACTACGTGCGCAGGGAACTGGACGACATCAAGGAGACCCTGGTCAGATTGGAGAAACTGGCTGTCGGCGGGGAGGTCGTCAAGGTCAAGAAAGCAAAGAAGAGTACCGATCGGAATACCGTCGAGGCCGCAAATCTGGCACAAAATGATGGCGACTGA
- a CDS encoding lytic transglycosylase domain-containing protein has translation MTASALLIAGLVTAGSATNTTVHIAAPQAAPDALLAAAQAHNASLDSPVDLPSENTVGLVPAAPEAPRKLSAMTPPADGLPLFGGTVPLHDISLPGGNGVLGIPEIVLAAYRNAELALASSDPNCHLPWYLLAGIGRIESNHADNGRTDAAGTTVSPIYGPALDGTLPGNEVIKAADGGFVRAVGPMQFLPSTWSVYAANGKGSGTPDPNNVFDAALAAGKYLCSGGLDLSDTQQQLRAVLRYNNSVSYAANVLSWANAYKTGGTPQQVNISPDLVPNNYVPVSGPDITVASTTIPAATPEETTTQPVTTTPTPTQVMITIPGLPPIPCGIFCPAPVQPANPCEQAAVPAQPDQKLPESGQPGEQVLGTDGQPIVTAEGKPIVFGPDGKPMVKDQALTSCNTPAGQQDSKPDQPQQAGRQPQDQQTVAPAKTPEAEPMAPADVTPDTTEATTPAPAITLPFGITIPLPAPAPAPAP, from the coding sequence GTGACAGCGTCGGCGCTGTTGATAGCAGGCCTGGTCACCGCCGGTTCTGCCACCAATACGACCGTCCACATCGCGGCCCCGCAGGCCGCGCCGGACGCGTTGCTGGCGGCCGCGCAAGCCCACAACGCGAGCCTCGACAGTCCCGTCGACCTGCCCTCGGAGAACACCGTCGGCCTGGTTCCGGCGGCTCCGGAGGCGCCCCGCAAACTCAGCGCAATGACCCCGCCGGCCGATGGCCTGCCGCTCTTCGGCGGCACCGTGCCGCTGCACGACATCTCGCTGCCCGGCGGCAACGGCGTGCTCGGCATCCCGGAGATCGTGCTGGCCGCCTACCGCAACGCGGAACTGGCGCTGGCCTCCTCGGACCCGAACTGCCACCTGCCCTGGTACCTGCTGGCCGGCATCGGGCGCATCGAGTCCAACCACGCCGACAACGGCCGCACCGACGCCGCGGGCACCACGGTCTCGCCCATCTACGGGCCGGCCCTGGACGGCACCCTGCCCGGCAACGAGGTCATCAAGGCCGCCGACGGCGGCTTCGTGCGCGCGGTCGGGCCCATGCAGTTCCTGCCCAGCACCTGGTCGGTGTACGCCGCCAATGGAAAGGGCAGCGGCACACCGGATCCCAACAATGTCTTCGACGCCGCGCTGGCGGCGGGCAAGTACCTGTGCTCGGGCGGACTGGATCTGTCCGATACCCAGCAGCAGTTGCGCGCGGTGCTGCGCTACAACAACTCGGTCTCCTACGCGGCCAATGTGCTCAGCTGGGCCAATGCCTACAAGACCGGCGGCACCCCGCAGCAGGTGAACATCTCGCCGGATCTGGTGCCCAACAACTACGTTCCGGTCAGCGGGCCCGATATCACCGTGGCCTCCACCACGATTCCGGCCGCCACGCCGGAGGAGACCACCACCCAGCCGGTCACCACCACGCCGACGCCGACCCAGGTGATGATCACCATCCCGGGTCTGCCGCCGATCCCCTGCGGCATCTTCTGCCCCGCACCGGTGCAGCCCGCGAATCCCTGTGAGCAGGCGGCGGTTCCGGCGCAGCCGGATCAGAAGCTGCCCGAGAGCGGCCAGCCCGGCGAGCAGGTGCTCGGCACCGACGGGCAGCCGATCGTGACCGCGGAGGGCAAGCCGATCGTCTTCGGCCCCGACGGCAAGCCGATGGTCAAGGACCAGGCGCTCACCAGTTGCAACACTCCGGCGGGACAACAGGATTCGAAGCCGGATCAGCCGCAGCAGGCCGGTCGGCAACCGCAGGATCAGCAAACCGTCGCGCCCGCCAAGACGCCCGAGGCCGAGCCGATGGCGCCCGCGGACGTCACCCCGGACACCACGGAGGCGACCACCCCGGCGCCCGCCATCACGCTGCCGTTCGGCATCACGATTCCGCTGCCGGCGCCCGCGCCGGCCCCCGCTCCGTAA